One stretch of Ananas comosus cultivar F153 linkage group 6, ASM154086v1, whole genome shotgun sequence DNA includes these proteins:
- the LOC109711813 gene encoding 26S protease regulatory subunit 7 isoform X2 — MMQEEQPLQVARCTKIINPNTEDAKYVINVKQIAKFVVGLGDKVSPTDIEEGMRVGVDRNKYQIQIPLPPKIDPSVTMMTVEEKPDVTYNDVGGCKEQIEKMREVVELPMLHPEKFVKLGIDPPKGVLCYGPPGTGKTLLARAVANRTDACFIRVIGSELVQKYVGEGARMVRELFQMARSKKACIVFFDEVDAIGGARFDDGVGGDNEVQRTMLEIVNQLDGFDARGNIKVLMATNRPDTLDPALLRPGRLDRKVEFGLPDLEGRTQIFKIHTKTMNCERDIRFELLARLCPNSTGADIRSVCTEAGMFAIRARRKTVTEKDFLDAVNKVIKGYQKFSATPKYMVYN, encoded by the exons ATGATGCAAGAGGAACAACCTCTTCAG GTTGCAAGGTGTACAAAAATTATCAACCCAAACACCGAAGATGCTAAGTATGTGATAAATGTTAAGCAAATTGCTAAG TTTGTTGTTGGGTTGGGTGACAAAGTCTCTCCAACTGATATTGAAGAAGGCATGCGTGTAGG AGTTGATCGAAACAagtatcaaattcaaattcctcTTCCACCAAAAATTGATCCAAGTGTTACCATGATGACCGTAGAGGAGAAGCCTGACGTAACATACAATGATGTCGGCGGATGTAAGGAGCAAATTGAGAAGATGAGAGAG GTTGTGGAGCTTCCTATGCTTCATCCGGAGAAATTTGTTAAGCTTGGTATCGATCCTCCTAAAGGCGTCCTATGTTATGGTCCTCCAGGAACAGGTAAAACACTCCTTGCCAGAGCAGTAGCCAACAGAACTGATGCTTGCTTCATTCGTGTCATTGGAAGTGAGCTTGTTCAAAAATATGTTGGAGAGGGAGCTCGGATGGTTCGTGAACTTTTCCAG ATGGCTCGCTCAAAGAAGGCATGCATTGTCTTTTTTGATGAAGTTGATGCCATTGGTGGTGCTCGTTTCGATGACGGTGTTGGCGGTGACAACGAAGTTCAGCGCACTATGCTTGAAATTGTGAATCAGCTTGATGGATTTGATGCTCGAGGGAATATTAAAGTCCTAATGGCAACCAACAG GCCTGATACTTTAGACCCAGCTCTTCTGCGACCTGGAAGGTTAGACCGTAAGGTCGAGTTTGGTCTCCCCGATTTAGAAGGCCGCACACAGATATTCAAGATCCACACAAAAACAATGAATTGCGAAAGGGACATCAGATTTGAGCTTCTTGCTCGCCTCTGCCCTAACTCCACTG GGGCGGATATACGGAGCGTGTGCACTGAAGCTGGGATGTTCGCGATCCGGGCACGCAGGAAGACGGTGACAGAGAAAGATTTTCTGGATGCAGTGAATAAGGTCATTAAGGGCTATCAGAAATTCAGCGCGACGCCCAAATACATGGTCTATAACTAG